DNA from Flexistipes sp.:
TTCCGATTGTCACTCTAAGATTGTTAAAGCTGTCAACACAGGCAAACACAAGAATGTTGATTGTACATCCTGTCATATAAAAGAGGTTGGTGCTTATCAGTTTACTTTTTGGGGGCCGGGAAAATCTGAAGGTATGGACAATCTTTATGCCAAGCATAAACAATACTACGGCACAAGAGATCTTCCCTTACTAGTAAAACATCCTTCAAAAGGAGAGTGGATACCTGTAAAGCCATATCCTATGGGTGTCATGAATATTAAAGGTGCTGTAAAACCCACCGGTCTTAAGTTAAGGGAAATTAAAAAGACAAAAGTGGAAGGAAAAACAAGAATCGGGGAGCCGAAAACCTTTATTACACGTAGAAATCCTGATGAAATAAATGATATGTATATAATTACAGGAAAATACAGTGGATTTGAAAATAATGACAATATGATGGCATGGATTCAGATGGATAAGATGTCTCATGCACTTGGTGAACCTAGAGAATGTGAAAGTTGTCACAGTTCACATGAACAAGTCATGACTAGTTGGTTTACCTATAGCAACATGGCAGATGTAAAAGAGCCTTTTAGCGGTTCATATATTTTAAGAGCTGGTAAAGACGGTATGTTCTTTTCAGATTTTGAGCACACTGAGATTAAACCGGTAAGTGGAAGACATATCGATGACTTTGCACCTTTTGTAATGAAGCCTGATGCATGGGATGTTGAAGGCATAGATTTTTCAATACCATTTAATGAAGAGAAATATGAAAATGACAGAATGGAACTCAATAAAATTTATGCAGAAATACATAGTTTGAAAATGCAATACAAAAATAATAATTCCAGAAAAGCGGAATTAGAAGAGATCAAAACTATACTATATCATAACAGGGATATGGCAAAAGAGATGCTTGCAGCATTTAAGTCAAAAAATTAATAAGTTACGGTGCGGCAATTGTCTGCCGCACCGTAACTTTAATTTATACCGTATTCTTTGAGTTTTCTATAGAGAGTTGATCTGTCTATTTTTAATAATTTAGCTGCTTTTGTTTTATCTCCTTCAGTTTTGTCTAAAATATTTAAAATATGATGTTTAATAACTTCATCCAATTCAATATCATTATCAGTAAGCCCACTGCTGCATAAAGAGATTGAAGAAGGGGTAATTTCATAGGCAGTTTCCAGAATCATTGCTCTTTCTATAATATTTGACAACTCTCTTATATTGCCGGGGAAATTGTATTTTAAAAGAATATCTTTAGCTTGTTGATTGATATCCTTGATTTTATTGTTTAAGTGTTTAAATTTTTCCATAAAAAAGTAAGTTAAAGGGATAATATCTTCTTTTCGTTCACGAAGCGGGGGGATTTCGATAGTTATAATATTTAATCTATAATACAGATCACTCCTGAACTCCCCTTTTTTTACCATTTCCTCTAAATTTTTATTGGTTGCCGATATTATTCTCACATCTGATGTTTCATAGCCTGAGGCTCCGACTGGAATAAATTGTTTCTCTTCCAGAAACCGCAGAAGTTTTGCCTGAAAACCGGACGGCATTTCCCCTATTTCGTCGAGGAGCAATGTGCCTTTATCAGCCAGTTTTGCAAGACCTTTTTTGTCAGCATTGGCACCGGTAAAAGCACCTTTCTTATATCCAAATATTTCTGATTCAAAAAGATTTTCCTGCAGATTTGGGCAGTTCACCTGCAAAAAGGGGTTGTTTTTTCTCTTGCTGTTGAGGTGAATAAATTTGCTTAAAACCTCTTTTCCTGTGCCGGTTTCACCAGTTATTAAAACATTGGAGTCTGTTTCGGCAACTTTTAGTGCAAGGTTAACTACTTCGGTCATTTTTGCCGATTCATATACAAAACTAAAATCATATTTTTCCCTGGCAAACAGTTTCAGGCTAATATTTTCTTCAATCAGATCAATTTTTGCCTTTAGCAGTTCGGGATCGACAGGTTTTAATACGTAATCGTGTGCGCCAGCTTTTATACAATTAACAGCTTCTTCAACAGTACCGAATCCTGTTATCAGTATGAAATAAATTTCTGACTTAAAAGTTTTCACTCTTTTTAAAAGATCGATTCCGTTACCATCCGGAAGCTTTATATCTGAAATGATAATATCTGTATGTGATGATTTGATATAGTTGAATGCGGTTGTAAAATCGTAAAAACCGGTGATATTGTAATAACTGTCTAAACTTCTCTTTATTAATTTATTCAGTGTTTTATCATCCTCAATGAGTGTTATTTTTATCATAGCTCTCAAACTCCAGTGTAAATTTTGTTCCCATGTCTTTTTTAGAATCAACATAAATGAAGGCATTGTGTTCCCTGATTATTTTATAAACCAAAGATAAACCGATCCCCAACCCTGATTTAGGTGATTTTGTTGTATAAAAAGGAGTGAAAATATTTTCAATTTCTTCATGAGTCATACCTTTGCCATTATCGATAATTTCAAGTTTATATTTATTTTTATTTTCGCTAAGGTAAATATCTATTTCTCCTTCAGGATAAACAGCATCTACAGCATTCATCAGGATATTTGATATTGCTAATTGTAACAAACGCTTATCTCCATATATACTGGCCTGTTCATTTATATCCAAGCTAAAGATTATGTAATCATTTGCTTTTAAAAATTTCAATGCTGTCATTACTACTTCATTCAAATTAATTTTCTCTTTCCGGAAATCATGCTGGCTTTGGGGTGAAAGTGTTTTCAGCGAATTAATGATTTCCACACATCTCATTGCTTCTTTTTTTATAGTTTTTACGTCAGCGGCATTTTCTTTTGGAAGCTCTTTTTCCAGAATTTTACAGGTGATTATAATAGAATTAAGAGGAGTATTTAATTCATGGGAGATGCCTGCCGAAAGAAACCCGATTGAACTTAACCTATTAAGTATTTCAATTTTTTTATGATTGTCTTCGATTTCACTTATATGTTTTTGTAAAGATTCAGCCATATTATTTATTGTTTCTGCAATACCTTTCAGTTCATTATCAAATGTGCCTTTTATTCTATAATGCAGGTTGCCGTTTGAATATTCTCTTGCGGCTTTGTTGATTTCATTTAAAGGTGACAAAAGTTTTTTACTTAAATATGCGGCTGTCAAAATACTGAGAAATATTCCAAGCAGCATAACAGCCAAAAAATTTCGTCTTAGTGCATTTATATTTTTGAAAAAATAACTTCCTTTTAGGACAGTGCATACTTTCCACCTCTGATCAGTATTATTATAAGGGTATACTGTGGCAAAAGCGAGGAAATTATGTTTATTTTTTAATTCTATTATGCCACTTTTGTTATTTTTGATTGTTTCAACATCTTTCTTTGAATATATTTTATCTAAAATATATTGGGTATTGAACTGATTTGCAAATTCATAATATCTGTTCGGATGGAAAAGGAAAATACCGTCTCTATCAGGGTTGTTTACATTTACCTCTGCAATAAACGAATATCCTTTATTTTCTTTTAGATAATCCAAAACTTCCCCAATTTTATTTCCCCAAAAATTTACAACCAAGTAACCTGTTTTTTTGTTATTATCGAAATATGGTATCATTGTACGGATCATTGCCGGACAGAATTCAGTTGTTTCCGGAAGTTTTCCCCTTTCAAAATTGGAAAAAATAATTTCAGATTTCTGCAATTTTTGCACTTTCTGAAAAAAAGCTTTGTTTTGAAGATTGATTTTTTTGAAATTTCTGCTGCCGGATAAATTTTCACATTCTCTCATGAAAATTTTTATATTACCTTTTATGTCCACAACCCTTATTGCTTGGATCAATTCGATATTTTTGCAATATTTAAGGAAAAGATTTTCTAACTGAACTTTAATCGTGGGATTATTATTTTTTAAATAATTGTGGATTTTTTTGTTATTGTAAATCAGATGGGTGATTCTTTCTATTTCTTGCAAAAAATTATCAATGGATTCATAATTATAATTTGTTACTAATTTTCCCTGATTATTTAATTCACTCTTAATAATAATTTTTGACTGGTAAAAATATACTCCTGTGGAAAAAATAAGTACAAATGTAACAAGAATAGATATAAAAATTGCCAATCGTTTGCTCATTGTGGTTAAATATTACATCATTTTTTTAAGTAATCAAAGTTATAATATTTTTGCAAAAATTTTTGAAGCATCGCAGGGAAAATATGTTATAATTTATATTAAGAAGCTGAAAACTTTGAATAATGTATTCTTATAAATTTTACCACCCCTTAATCCCCTCCTAACTCTTTGATAGGAGGGGAGATAAAGCTCCTCCCCTAAATTAGGGGAGGTTGGGTGGGGTATTTATTCAAAGGTCTCAAGCTGGGGAAACTGTCTGTTTTTAAAGTCATAACCCTGGATGGTTTTGGACTGAAATGATGCATGAGAAAATGAATACCTGATAAAGAAATTAGTTTTAGACAGAAGAATCATGAAACGAAGCGGATAATAAGCTATGTGTGCTTGATATGATTACCGTTAAAGCCTATGCAGGTTTGTCAGATTATCTGACGAACAAAACCGGAAAGTATACTACGGTTTTTGATAATAAAAACCGGCATGTCACTGTGTCTGATATCCTTGAATATTATAAAATTCCCAAAAAAGAGGCATCTATAATCTTGATTAACGGTAAATCATGCGAACCGGATTCGGAAGTGACCGATGGAGACACGTTGACTTTATTTTCTCCAGTGGGAGGGGGGTAAGGATTGTTATACGAGTATTTCTGCCGGGTGATTATGGAATTTACACCCGCATATAATTGTGCAGGAAAAATAAAAAGGGGGTAATTATGCAAAAACTAATAAGGGTGGAGCCGTCCAAATGTATCGGCTGCAAAACATGCGAACTTTCATGTTCCCTTAAGCATTTTGATGAGTTCGCACCGTCTAAATCAAGAATCGTAAATGAAATTTTTATGGATGAGGCTGCATTTGTTACCGTTACTTGCATGCAGTGCGATGAGCCATGGTGCTTAAAGGCCTGTCCGGCAGGGGCAATATCAAAAAACAGCGACACCGGGGTTGTTTTGGTTGATGAAAATCAGTGTGTGGGCTGCAGAACCTGTGTAAGCGCCTGCCCATTTGGTATGATAAAATATGCCGAAAGTAAAATGAAAGCTGATAAATGCGATTTATGCGGAGGGGATTATCCGGAATGTGTGGCTTTTTGCCCAACAGGATGTCTTACATTTGAAGAGGAAGATACTCCCACAAGATCCAAGGTTAAAAAATTTGCCACTTCAGTAAAAGAAGGGCACATGGAGGTGTGATATGACAGGCGGTTGGGCAGGAAAAATATTAAGGATAGATTTATCCAATGAAAAGTACAGTGTTGAAGATTTGAATCTTGAGGCAGCTAAAAAGTTTATAGGCGGAAGAGGATTGGCCGTTAAATATTTTACGGACGAAGTACCTGCGGATGTGGATGCCTACAGCGATAAAAATAAAGTGTTTTTGTCAGTAGGTCCTCTGACAGGGACATACGGTGCTGCCAACGGACGGTATATGGTTGTAACGAAATCTCCGCTGTCAGGTACAATTGCATCTTCAAATTCAGGCGGATACTTTCCTTCGGAACTTAAGTATGCAGGATACGATATGATTATTTTGGAAGGAAAGGCGAAGAATCCCGTTTATATAACAATCTATAACAATAATATTGAAATCAGAAGTGCTAAAAAACTTTGGGGGAAAACCACCCACGAAACGGAAGATATTATTCATAAAACATTTCATCAGGATGCAAAAATAGCATCAATAGGTCCTGCCGGAGAAAAGCAGGTGAAGTTTGCATGTATTATGAACGATAAGCACAGGGCAGCAGGCAGAAGCGGTGTCGGTGCTGTTTTGGGCAGCAAAAATGTTAAGGCCATAGCTGTCAGAGGTACAGGCGGGGTGAAAATCTCCGACAAAGATGCTTACAGAAAATCAGCATTTGAGGCATATAAATTACTGAAAGATTCTCCCGTAACTTCTCAGGGACTTCCGGCCTACGGTACTGCAGTGCTGGTAAATGTTATTAACGAAACAGGGCTTTTCCCCACTAATAATTTCCAGAGAGACACATTCGCAAAAGCAGAAGATATTTCCGGTGAAACGATGGCGGATACCATTTTAAAAAGGAATAAAGCGTGTATGGGATGTATTATCGGCTGTGGAAGAGTGACGGCAATTTCAGATCCAAGATTCAGCGGCGAAGGTGAAGGACCTGAATATGAGCCTATCTGGGCGCTCGGAGCCGACTGCGGGATTAGTGATCTGAAAGCAATTGCCAGGGCTAATTATATATGCAACGAAAACGGATTCGATCCCATAACTGCCGGGGGTACTATAGCATGTGCAATGGAGATGTATGAAAAGGGAATAATCAGTAAAGATGAAATAGGAAGATCTCTGGAATTTGGCGACGCAGAAGGTATGGTGGAAATGATGGGAAAAATAGCCAACAGGGAAGGTTTCGGCGACAAACTGGCAGAAGGCTCTTACAGACTTGCTGAAGAATACGGCAAACCTGATTATTCCATGAGTGTGAAAAAACTTGAGTTTCCCGCTTATGACGGAAGAGTTGCCCAGGGAATGGCAATAAATTATGCCACAAGCAACAGAGGGGCCTGCCACGTCAGAGGCTATATGATTTCCCCTGAAATCCTCGGAGTGCCAGAAAAAATGGAACCCACCAGCCTTGATGGAAAAGCTGAATGGACAAAGGCTTTTCAGGATGTTACGGCGCTTGTGGATTCTTCCGGAATATGCCTTTTTACAACATTTGCCATAACCCCTGAAGAGATTAAAAACTTCTTCAATGCTGCCACGGGATTGAATTATTCTGCCGATGATCTTGTTGAAGCCGGTGAAAGGGTGTGGAATCTGGAAAGGTTGTATAATCTTGATGCCGGTATCGATCCTTCTCAGGATACCCTTCCTAAGCGGATTCTTGAAGAACCTGTTCCGGACGGACCTCATAAAGGGTCAGTGGCCAGGCTAAGTGAGACGCTTCCTAAATATTACGAAGCAAGGGGTTGGAAGGATGGAATCCCTACATCTGAGAAACTTGCAGAGCTCGGACTAAGGTAAATAAGTGGAAGGCGAAAAGCCTTCCACTTATTTTTTGAAGATTTTTGGTCATTTGTGATGATAAAGGTAAAAATATACGGAATTTTGAGGGTCTATACCGGAGCTGCCGGCCTCGATCTGAAAAACGGGATTACTGCGGCTGAGATAAAAAGCAGACTGTTTGGGGACAAGTTGGATCACAGTTACATAAAGATTCTTTTAAACGGAGAACATGTGGATGACAAAACCGTTTTGGCGGATGCGTCCGTTTCATTGTTTTATATCGGGGGAGGGGGATATCCCGGAGGTTAGTTTATGTATAATTATGATTTTATAATAGTGGGAAACAGTGCTGCAGGGCTAAATGCCATGCGTACACTGAGGCATTTCGATAAAAGTTCGTCTGTTGCTGTGATTGACAAGGAAAATGAGCCTGCTTATTCGAGAGTATTAACACCCTATTACGTGGGTGACAAAATAAAAAGAGATGCTCTGTATATCGTTGATAAGCAGTTTTATAAGAAAAACGGTTTAGATACGTTTTTCGGGAAAGAGCTGGTTAGTATTGTGCCGGAGAAAAATAAGATAGTTTTGAATGATGGCACAGAGCTGAATTATGGTAAACTTTTGCTGGCAACAGGCGGCGAAGCAAAAGAGATAAAATACAACAATACCAGAAATGTATTAAAATTGAGGCATTTTAAGGATGCCGACAGAATGAATGAAATGTTTGAAAACTCGTCATCAGTTGTTGGCTTTGGAGCCGGGTTGGTAACGATTCCCTTACTGTCACATCTAAAAGAGGAAGTTGAAAAACACCTTGTGATTTCCTCTGACAGAATTTTTTCAAGGGTAGTGGATAAAGATGCTTCCGGCATTCTTGAAAAAAAATTTGAATCCAGAGGGCTTACAATTCACAAAAAAGATGATTTGACAGCCATTGATGAAAAATCAGATAAGCTTGATATTACTTTAAAATCAGGCAGTAAACTGATTGCCGATCTCGTTATTATCGGTAAAGGTGTGGAGCCGAATATTAAGTTGGCAAAAGGTGCATCAATCGATACCAACTGGGGAATCATGGTTGATAAACATTGCCGTACAAGTGCGGAAAATATTTTCGCTGCCGGAGATGCGGCGGAATGTGATGATTTTTTGGGCGGAGGAACGGTTATTCAGGGAAACTGGCTGACAGCGGCGGAGCAGGGGGATGTGGCTGCAAAAAATATGCTCGGACATGATGTTGAATATGAAGGCAGTCTTAAGAATAACACTACAGAGGTTTTTGAAACAGAAGTGGCAGTTGTGGGTTATTTTGGAGATGATGTAAAAAGTGAAATTTTTTATGATGAAAAAAGAGGTTTCTTTAGAAAAATTTTTCTTGACGATTCTGATACAATTATAGGCGCTACAATGATAGGTGAAACCAACGATGCAGGGATTTATTACGGACTGGTAAAGCGCAGGGCTAAATTGAATAATTTCAATTTTAAAGGTTTTATGAATCATGCGAAAATTTTAAAAAATATGGATTATTGTTAAACGTTTTGATGTATAAATTATTTAAAGTAAAATTTTTATTGACAAGAGACTCTATTTTTTATATAAAGTCCACCTGCTTGCGGGCGTAGCTCATCTGGTAGAGCGTGACCTTGCCAAGGTTGAGGTAGCGGGTTCGAGTCCCGTCGCCCGCTTTCTTTTTCCCTTTTAATATCAACAACTTAATTTTTGCGTTTTCCCACCTGTGATAAAATTGTGATAATTTACCAATTTAAAAGCGATTTTCCAAGTTTGACCTGTTGCCATCTCTTATATCCTTAACATAAACATCATAAACCATCTTTAAACTAGTGTGCCCTAAATTTCTTGCTACGAAAGCGGGAGTATCACCTTCCGCAATACTTATTGATGCGTATGTATGCCTGCATTGGTACATTATCCTGTATTCAATTCCAAGTTTTTTAAGTGTTGGTATCCATACATTCTTCTTTATATTTTCGGCCTTGTTGTAATGGGTTCCATATTGAGTATTGAATATAAATTTTGAGCCTTCTACTCGAAAGTTGTCGTAATGATAATTTAATGCTTTGACCACAGAAGTTATAAGTTTAACTTTTCTTATTGAACCCTGCGTTTTAGGCGGTCCAATTTCTCCGAGGGATACACTTTCACATACAAAATAAGTTCCATTTTCTCTGTTGTAATTTTCCCATTTCATAGCAAGGACTTCCCCAACTCTCATCCCAGTCAATAACAGCACTTTAAACATCGCATAAAATTTTGGTTTATTTTTTTCGATGTGTTCCAGTATCTTGTCAACTTCGTCATCGTTAAAAGGGTATATTTTTTTATTTTTTATAGATACTCCTTCACATTCAGACATTAAATTCTTGTTTACAATTTCCTTTTTAAGTGCAAGTTTGTAAATCTGACTTAGACATAATCTGGTATTTTTTATTGTTTTTGGGTCGTAGCCTGCATCCAACAGTTTTTCTATGAAATGGTCTAAGTCTCTAATCTTAAGATCTCTTATTCTTTTTTTACCGAGGATTTTTACTGTCCTGTTTCGGTAATCAGAGTATGATATAAGGGTCTTTCTTTTTTTTCCACGTTTTTTACAGTTTTCTAACCACTCATCTGCAAGTTCCTCAACCGTTGGATTTTCATAAATAGTAGTTTGCTCTTTTTCTTTCTTCTTGTACCCAAACTTTACCAGATTTTTCGATTCTGGAAACCATTTGGAATAATCAAAAGAACCAGCTCTTATCTGTCTTTTTATTTGATTGCACATCAATGAAGCTTCTTCTCTGTTTGCTGCAGTATCGTCTAAGCCGATAGGTTCTCTACACTGTATTTCCATGTATGTGAAACTAATCCACAACTTATTATTTCTTTTGTAAACACCCATTTAGCACCTCCGAGCCTTGTTTGCCCAGAGGCCAAAATCTTGTAACAATGTTTCTCTTTTGAACAGTATCTTGCCACCAAAATTAATGTAATGTCTTCCTTTCCTGAATTTTCCTTTTGACTTCATATTTCGGATGTGTTGTTCAT
Protein-coding regions in this window:
- a CDS encoding sigma-54-dependent transcriptional regulator, which translates into the protein MIKITLIEDDKTLNKLIKRSLDSYYNITGFYDFTTAFNYIKSSHTDIIISDIKLPDGNGIDLLKRVKTFKSEIYFILITGFGTVEEAVNCIKAGAHDYVLKPVDPELLKAKIDLIEENISLKLFAREKYDFSFVYESAKMTEVVNLALKVAETDSNVLITGETGTGKEVLSKFIHLNSKRKNNPFLQVNCPNLQENLFESEIFGYKKGAFTGANADKKGLAKLADKGTLLLDEIGEMPSGFQAKLLRFLEEKQFIPVGASGYETSDVRIISATNKNLEEMVKKGEFRSDLYYRLNIITIEIPPLRERKEDIIPLTYFFMEKFKHLNNKIKDINQQAKDILLKYNFPGNIRELSNIIERAMILETAYEITPSSISLCSSGLTDNDIELDEVIKHHILNILDKTEGDKTKAAKLLKIDRSTLYRKLKEYGIN
- a CDS encoding sensor histidine kinase, yielding MSKRLAIFISILVTFVLIFSTGVYFYQSKIIIKSELNNQGKLVTNYNYESIDNFLQEIERITHLIYNNKKIHNYLKNNNPTIKVQLENLFLKYCKNIELIQAIRVVDIKGNIKIFMRECENLSGSRNFKKINLQNKAFFQKVQKLQKSEIIFSNFERGKLPETTEFCPAMIRTMIPYFDNNKKTGYLVVNFWGNKIGEVLDYLKENKGYSFIAEVNVNNPDRDGIFLFHPNRYYEFANQFNTQYILDKIYSKKDVETIKNNKSGIIELKNKHNFLAFATVYPYNNTDQRWKVCTVLKGSYFFKNINALRRNFLAVMLLGIFLSILTAAYLSKKLLSPLNEINKAAREYSNGNLHYRIKGTFDNELKGIAETINNMAESLQKHISEIEDNHKKIEILNRLSSIGFLSAGISHELNTPLNSIIITCKILEKELPKENAADVKTIKKEAMRCVEIINSLKTLSPQSQHDFRKEKINLNEVVMTALKFLKANDYIIFSLDINEQASIYGDKRLLQLAISNILMNAVDAVYPEGEIDIYLSENKNKYKLEIIDNGKGMTHEEIENIFTPFYTTKSPKSGLGIGLSLVYKIIREHNAFIYVDSKKDMGTKFTLEFESYDKNNTH
- a CDS encoding MoaD/ThiS family protein, producing the protein MITVKAYAGLSDYLTNKTGKYTTVFDNKNRHVTVSDILEYYKIPKKEASIILINGKSCEPDSEVTDGDTLTLFSPVGGG
- a CDS encoding 4Fe-4S dicluster domain-containing protein — encoded protein: MQKLIRVEPSKCIGCKTCELSCSLKHFDEFAPSKSRIVNEIFMDEAAFVTVTCMQCDEPWCLKACPAGAISKNSDTGVVLVDENQCVGCRTCVSACPFGMIKYAESKMKADKCDLCGGDYPECVAFCPTGCLTFEEEDTPTRSKVKKFATSVKEGHMEV
- a CDS encoding aldehyde ferredoxin oxidoreductase family protein, with the translated sequence MTGGWAGKILRIDLSNEKYSVEDLNLEAAKKFIGGRGLAVKYFTDEVPADVDAYSDKNKVFLSVGPLTGTYGAANGRYMVVTKSPLSGTIASSNSGGYFPSELKYAGYDMIILEGKAKNPVYITIYNNNIEIRSAKKLWGKTTHETEDIIHKTFHQDAKIASIGPAGEKQVKFACIMNDKHRAAGRSGVGAVLGSKNVKAIAVRGTGGVKISDKDAYRKSAFEAYKLLKDSPVTSQGLPAYGTAVLVNVINETGLFPTNNFQRDTFAKAEDISGETMADTILKRNKACMGCIIGCGRVTAISDPRFSGEGEGPEYEPIWALGADCGISDLKAIARANYICNENGFDPITAGGTIACAMEMYEKGIISKDEIGRSLEFGDAEGMVEMMGKIANREGFGDKLAEGSYRLAEEYGKPDYSMSVKKLEFPAYDGRVAQGMAINYATSNRGACHVRGYMISPEILGVPEKMEPTSLDGKAEWTKAFQDVTALVDSSGICLFTTFAITPEEIKNFFNAATGLNYSADDLVEAGERVWNLERLYNLDAGIDPSQDTLPKRILEEPVPDGPHKGSVARLSETLPKYYEARGWKDGIPTSEKLAELGLR
- a CDS encoding MoaD/ThiS family protein, with the protein product MIKVKIYGILRVYTGAAGLDLKNGITAAEIKSRLFGDKLDHSYIKILLNGEHVDDKTVLADASVSLFYIGGGGYPGG
- a CDS encoding NAD(P)/FAD-dependent oxidoreductase, which translates into the protein MYNYDFIIVGNSAAGLNAMRTLRHFDKSSSVAVIDKENEPAYSRVLTPYYVGDKIKRDALYIVDKQFYKKNGLDTFFGKELVSIVPEKNKIVLNDGTELNYGKLLLATGGEAKEIKYNNTRNVLKLRHFKDADRMNEMFENSSSVVGFGAGLVTIPLLSHLKEEVEKHLVISSDRIFSRVVDKDASGILEKKFESRGLTIHKKDDLTAIDEKSDKLDITLKSGSKLIADLVIIGKGVEPNIKLAKGASIDTNWGIMVDKHCRTSAENIFAAGDAAECDDFLGGGTVIQGNWLTAAEQGDVAAKNMLGHDVEYEGSLKNNTTEVFETEVAVVGYFGDDVKSEIFYDEKRGFFRKIFLDDSDTIIGATMIGETNDAGIYYGLVKRRAKLNNFNFKGFMNHAKILKNMDYC
- a CDS encoding Arm DNA-binding domain-containing protein yields the protein MGVYKRNNKLWISFTYMEIQCREPIGLDDTAANREEASLMCNQIKRQIRAGSFDYSKWFPESKNLVKFGYKKKEKEQTTIYENPTVEELADEWLENCKKRGKKRKTLISYSDYRNRTVKILGKKRIRDLKIRDLDHFIEKLLDAGYDPKTIKNTRLCLSQIYKLALKKEIVNKNLMSECEGVSIKNKKIYPFNDDEVDKILEHIEKNKPKFYAMFKVLLLTGMRVGEVLAMKWENYNRENGTYFVCESVSLGEIGPPKTQGSIRKVKLITSVVKALNYHYDNFRVEGSKFIFNTQYGTHYNKAENIKKNVWIPTLKKLGIEYRIMYQCRHTYASISIAEGDTPAFVARNLGHTSLKMVYDVYVKDIRDGNRSNLENRF